The following proteins are co-located in the Pseudomonas cavernae genome:
- a CDS encoding DUF2797 domain-containing protein produces the protein MAELARGALSKMAARLEAPVQYAFRLGDEELPVNPLIGQSIRLEYLGAIHCTHCGRKTNKSFSQGYCYPCMTKLAQCDICIMSPEKCHYDQGTCREPAWGERFCMTDHVVYLANSSGIKVGITRATQIPTRWLDQGASQALPILRVATRQQSGLVEDLLRSQVPDRTNWRALLKGDAAPVDLVAIREQLFDHCADGLRELQQRFGLQAIQPLSDQQPVEIRYPVEAYPAKLTSFNLDKDPLVEGTLLGIKGQYLLFDTGVINIRKYTAYQLAIHH, from the coding sequence ATGGCCGAGCTGGCACGCGGCGCGCTGAGCAAGATGGCGGCGCGCCTGGAAGCGCCCGTGCAGTACGCCTTCCGCTTGGGCGACGAGGAGCTGCCGGTCAATCCGCTGATCGGCCAAAGCATCCGCCTCGAATACCTCGGCGCCATCCATTGCACGCATTGCGGGCGCAAGACCAACAAGAGCTTCAGTCAGGGCTACTGCTACCCGTGCATGACCAAGTTGGCGCAGTGCGATATCTGCATCATGAGCCCGGAGAAGTGCCACTACGACCAGGGCACCTGCCGCGAGCCGGCCTGGGGCGAGCGGTTCTGCATGACCGATCATGTGGTCTATCTGGCCAACTCCTCGGGAATCAAAGTCGGCATCACCCGCGCCACCCAGATTCCCACCCGTTGGCTGGACCAGGGCGCCAGTCAGGCGCTGCCGATCCTGCGCGTGGCGACCCGTCAGCAGTCCGGTCTGGTCGAGGACCTGCTGCGCAGCCAGGTGCCCGACCGCACCAACTGGCGCGCGTTGCTCAAGGGCGATGCCGCGCCGGTCGACCTGGTGGCCATCCGCGAGCAGCTGTTCGACCACTGTGCCGACGGCCTGCGCGAACTGCAGCAGCGTTTCGGTTTGCAGGCGATCCAGCCGCTGTCCGACCAGCAGCCGGTGGAGATCCGCTACCCGGTCGAGGCCTATCCGGCCAAGCTCACCAGCTTCAATCTAGACAAGGACCCGCTTGTCGAGGGCACACTGCTCGGCATCAAGGGCCAGTATCTGCTGTTCGATACCGGCGTCATCAATATCCGCAAGTACACGGCCTACCAGCTCGCCATCCACCACTGA
- a CDS encoding YeaC family protein: MSSFAEMINNITPEIYASLKLAVEIGKWADGRKLSREQKELSLQALIAWELRNLPEDQRIGYMGPQECSSKAAPIANILFKSDAVH, translated from the coding sequence TGAAATGATCAACAACATCACTCCCGAGATCTACGCGAGCCTCAAGCTGGCGGTGGAGATCGGCAAGTGGGCCGATGGCCGCAAGCTGAGCCGGGAGCAGAAGGAGCTGTCGCTGCAGGCGTTGATCGCCTGGGAGCTGCGGAACCTGCCGGAAGACCAGCGCATCGGCTACATGGGGCCGCAGGAGTGCAGCTCGAAGGCCGCGCCGATCGCCAATATCCTGTTCAAGTCGGATGCCGTGCACTGA